The Drosophila nasuta strain 15112-1781.00 chromosome 2L, ASM2355853v1, whole genome shotgun sequence genome window below encodes:
- the LOC132785484 gene encoding mucin-2 has product MSERSKGDVSSSSRVNNNAAAGRVVKNPLLSASVTGLSFDDFPNKPLLLPAAPPVVHAPPPQPTNALIAGILNREPKTLVTVGQSSSIDDNETLDEINLNASSSDDSAVVAAAVANSANNSYLSAGDANANPLLDPPTNTDSLLSQAASSFGALPSVASNVFSTFSKRIYAGSQREATDEQQPQLDIQPTYIQQATHLPPPAAVAPPPFYAAPPSTVGEAAPEPPKFYAPTELPNLSAAPAVPPTAGGQNTYRNTARKKIYAPIPGFSEQQQAAPQPAALPFATPPYPAQPAVATFEPPAPAPAPVQEERKSGGGLFSLTNLVPSGVLQNISGLVQSATGRSSESAPQAPPAATYNAPSPGYFDISTSSGGNFFAPAQASTDYFAPTATAPPTVGGFFNPAAVAAPAAPPAVGSFFNPTEVAAPPAVGGYFNPLPVAAAPEVVAPPSAVVPPSAVSGPPAAVFLPSAVSGPPAVALLPTTSLPSTVLPPAVVAPSLAAAPPPVAALPPASTPFPAVAPPPAVAPAVSQSPIGTVSQPLTVAAPVISSAAPPVAFAGAPPAQSLFGAPSSTFGQPSLAAPPTAVSQPLSVTAQGVSSAAPPPVAQSLFGAPPQAVSQPFAVAAPPFAQPPAQLAPQLPPQVGSVPSLGPPTGAAPAVPPPAAGQTSYRLQKGTRLYKSPLTAQETATPIGAFGQQAGFTASPFAPTSVAPTAAIFNPFGAPTTGVDLFAAQPTYPGHQPAPSIQQLPPSVFPPVPQQPHISSTAEPTQGVPLYPPAAEQTITQPAPPKSEPAQPKLEPTSANPQPSQQVAPISASLFAPVPTQEVSLVASSVVEPAVHLYPPTASQTLAQQSPPKPEQSQEGPISASLFAPVSTQDLFASSAAETVPELSSYPESSTVPAQEVPLYPPAAETTQPKPEPTQEVPPISASFFAAVPTQEIPLFPSSAVEAASGPSDPQSLVARVESKVDQTTSQQVPLFAAPPTTTAFEAASQLLPSSTAETTQNLPYPPVSGLFTPQIPIEPLQAQISQQVPLFTAPPTSAAQEIGLFPSSTAKSASFFASAQIETSSIPKTNSSATLQEVNKAEAEATEPSSDFTESTPLFVPVPTAETTQEVELYPPAAATNISQESSVNLTTGSLFGAPQVTQEPVAPIGNVAPPSASDFFALPPQSIDATSAALTTQTTTTFFNPFAQTITTPLPQEVLPPTIGFVAPDANQLFEAQTIEPVLETEQVTTLAPPPTAPKPTDSSAAPLANPFRRSSDTIAHPAAAPSPLHSFFTPASNGGSDFNFFAAPTEAAQFPELPAQLNIAPPSLSQEPPPATTTDSNQVSGALGFEQLLSDTQQIVNSNANVYQNSSVNSFSGFFGGPSETPQLVQQQQPQIPASVAVSTAAPPSGNFFDHFAAAAPGQQEDQRIQNFFNNPPLQDQPAAPGELKYDLVHSGLPTKHFEGRSQTSASNQVEPPSSACSDFSTATKGTPQQQQPQTQQPQQVQQQQQSESNQTEDLQQLYQGELPEEILQQLRMASEKGQAIAPPADTVVYTPVLLHWFYKRSVDSKFVWTPFSHYDSALLETSLTSEESDSSSIVPVEGGRYDVNIKERTKTPVFWEGKAIEVRRCSWFYKGVDSKYVPYAEETAAALEAEYKRATETGEWLKKIPLGNGEQVTMHGPNVIVHFMPPSNADTWGGTVQSSSRPLVVKRDLNDFKIQQGESQRVDHLLFMVHGIGSACDLKMRNVEEVVDDFRIIAQQLVQSHYKNSTDMGLVGRVEVLPIEWHGHLHSEELGIDEKLKSITLESIPRLRNFTNDTLLDVLFYTSPKYCQKIMNTVADALNEVYLKYRMRHPEFNGGVSLAGHSLGSLILFDLLCHQETLKESEEENKENPDQLPRKQLHQQGADQVQLPNNDKMLPKQVSYAMGMGVAGTGQPVINYTQLIFHPKKFFALGSPIGMFVTIRGIDKLGLDFRLPTCAGFYNIFHPFDPVAYRIEALVNPDMKGIRPVLIPHHKGRKRMHLELKETMTRVGADIKQRFMDTFKTTLDSVNFLATVTKVKKEAEESLEKESSSSSQVFQKQTEDQDESSVATTSTHARQRTDSESTTTSDPEFIELDFPLGKLNDSKRVDYVLQEAPLEFINEYIFALSSHVCYWASEDTILFVMKEIYAGLGISTDSQVPQQSMTIERPSSRTNSVSQSLLPM; this is encoded by the exons TGCAAATCCCTTGCTAGATCCCCCAACCAATACTGACTCTTTGCTAAGCCAGGCGGCCTCTTCATTTGGTGCATTGCCCTCGGTGGCATCCAACGTTTTCTCCACCTTCTCGAAACGCATCTACGCAGGCAGCCAAAGGGAAGCAACAGAcgaacagcagccacaattGGACATACAACCGACTTACATACAACAAGCAACTCATTTGCCACCACCAGCTGCAGTTGCGCCTCCGCCCTTCTATGCTGCACCGCCTTCGACAGTAGGTGAAGCTGCACCGGAGCCACCAAAATTCTATGCGCCCACTGAGCTGCCGAACCTGAGCGCAGCTCCTGCAGTGCCGCCAACAGCTGGTGGACAAAATACGTATCGTAACACCGCCAGAAAGAAGATCTACGCGCCCATTCCCGGTTTCTCCGAGCAACAGCAAGCAGCTCCTCAACCAGCTGCATTACCGTTTGCCACACCACCATATCCAGCACAGCCAGCTGTAGCCACCTTTGAGCCACCGGCCCCAGCTCCAGCTCCTGTGCAGGAAGAACGCAAGTCTGGCGGCGGTCTCTTCTCGCTGACCAACTTGGTGCCAAGTGGAGTGCTGCAAAACATCTCTGGATTAGTGCAATCAGCTACAGGTCGCAGTTCCGAGTCAGCTCCGCAAGCTCCTCCAGCTGCAACTTACAACGCTCCAAGTCCTGGTTACTTTGACATTAGCACCTCCTCGGGCGGCAATTTCTTTGCACCCGCTCAGGCATCAACTGATTACTTTGCACCCACTGCCACTGCACCACCCACTGTCGGTGGTTTCTTCAATCCTGCTGCAGTAGCTGCACCAGCTGCTCCTCCTGCAGTTGGCAGCTTCTTTAATCCCACTGAAGTTGCTGCTCCACCTGCTGTCGGGGGATACTTTAATCCGCTGCCTGTTGCCGCAGCTCCAGAAGTAGTTGCTCCGCCGTCTGCCGTTGTTCCACCCTCGGCGGTCTCAGGACCACCAGCTGCCGTTTTTCTACCCTCGGCAGTCTCAGGACCACCAGCTGTAGCTCTTCTACCAACTACTTCATTACCTTCAACCGTACTTCCACCAGCGGTTGTAGCTCCTTCTTTGGCAGCTGCTCCGCCACCAGTTGCAGCACTACCGCCAGCATCAACACCGTTCCCGGCAGTTGCTCCTCCACCGGCAGTTGCTCCAGCCGTTTCGCAATCACCCATTGGAACTGTTAGTCAACCACTCACAGTAGCTGCTCCGGTAATTTCCTCAGCAGCTCCTCCAGTAGCTTTCGCAGGAGCTCCACCAGCTCAGTCTCTCTTCGGAGCTCCTTCATCAACTTTTGGACAACCATCTTTAGCAGCTCCTCCAACAGCTGTTAGTCAACCACTTTCAGTAACTGCTCAAGGAGTTTCATCAGCAGCTCCTCCACCAGTAGCTCAGTCTCTTTTCGGAGCTCCTCCACAAGCTGTTAGTCAACCATTTGCAGTAGCTGCTCCGCCATTTGCTCAGCCACCAGCTCAGCTAGCACCTCAACTACCACCTCAAGTTGGGAGCGTTCCATCCCTCGGTCCACCAACAGGAGCAGCACCTGCTGTACCCCCTCCGGCAGCGGGACAAACTTCATATCGCCTGCAGAAGGGTACCCGTCTGTACAAAAGTCCGTTGACAGCCCAGGAAACCGCAACGCCAATCGGAGCCTTTGGACAACAAGCTGGTTTTACAGCCAGTCCCTTTGCACCCACATCGGTAGCGCCAACAGCGGCTATCTTTAATCCTTTCGGAGCACCGACCACTGGAgttgatttatttgctgctCAACCAACATATCCTGGACACCAGCCAGCTCCGTCAATTCAGCAATTGCCGCCGTCGGTCTTTCCGCCAGTTCCACAGCAACCACACATTAGCTCAACAGCGGAGCCAACGCAAGGAGTACCTCTCTATCCACCAGCAGCTGAACAAACAATCACACAGCCAGCTCCTCCAAAGTCAGAGCCAGCACAACCTAAACTAGAGCCAACTTCGGCAAATCCACAGCCAAGTCAGCAAGTTGCTCCCATCAGTGCATCGCTCTTTGCGCCAGTACCAACGCAGGAGGTTTCTCTCGTTGCCAGCTCTGTAGTTGAACCAGCAGTTCATCTTTATCCACCAACTGCATCACAAACGCTTGCACAGCAATCTCCGCCTAAACCGGAACAAAGTCAAGAAGGTCCTATCAGCGCTTCGCTTTTTGCGCCAGTTTCAACGCAGGATCTCTTTGCCAGCTCCGCAGCTGAAACAGTACCAGAACTTTCCTCTTATCCAGAATCCAGCACAGTTCCAGCACAAGAGGTTCCCCTCTATCCACCAGCTGCAGAAACAACGCAGCCTAAGCCAGAGCCAACTCAAGAAGTTCCTCCCATCAGCGCATCATTCTTTGCGGCTGTTCCAACACAGGAAATTCCTCTGTTTCCAAGCTCTGCAGTCGAGGCAGCATCAGGACCATCTGATCCACAATCGCTTGTAGCTCGCGTTGAGAGTAAGGTAGATCAAACTACTTCTCAGCAAGTTCCGCTCTTTGCTGCaccgccaacaacaacagcattcgAAGCAGCTTCCCAGCTCTTGCCCAGCTCCACAGCTGAAACAACACAAAACTTACCTTATCCTCCCGTATCAGGACTTTTTACGCCGCAGATTCCTATCGAACCGCTGCAAGCACAGATCAGTCAGCAAGTTCCCTTGTTTACTGCACCGCCAACAAGTGCTGCACAGGAAATAGGACTGTTTCCAAGTTCCACAGCTAAAAGCGCTTCATTCTTTGCTTCAGCGCAGATAGAAACATCGAGCATTCCCAAGACAAACTCGTCGGCAACTCTTCAAGAAGTAAATAAGGCCGAAGCTGAAGCGACAGAACCTTCGAGTGATTTTACTGAAAGCACACCATTATTTGTGCCTGTGCCAACAGCTGAAACTACCCAAGAAGTTGAGCTTTATCCTCCTGCAGCTGCTACTAATATCAGTCAGGAATCTTCAGTTAACCTTACAACCGGTAGTCTCTTTGGAGCACCGCAAGTCACTCAAGAGCCTGTAGCTCCAATCGGCAACGTTGCTCCACCATCAGCTAGCGATTTCTTTGCTCTACCACCTCAATCCATCGACGCCACAAGCGCTGCGTTGACCACACAAACGACTACAACATTCTTCAATCCTTTCGCGCAGACCATTACGACACCACTTCCACAGGAAGTACTGCCACCAACGATTGGATTTGTAGCACCCGACGCAAATCAACTTTTCGAGGCACAAACCATTGAGCCTGTGCTAGAAACCGAACAAGTAACAACCCTAGCACCGCCACCCACAGCACCCAAGCCAACAGATAGCTCAGCAGCTCCATTGGCAAATCCATTCCGCAGAAGCAGCGACACCATCGCACATCCAGCGGCTGCTCCATCGCCATTGCACAGCTTCTTTACGCCAGCTAGCAACGGTGGCAgtgatttcaatttctttgCGGCACCCACGGAAGCTGCTCAATTCCCGGAATTGCCTGCTCAATTGAACATAGCTCCGCCTTCGCTATCGCAGGAGCCACCACCGGCAACCACAACTGATAGCAACCAAGTCTCTGGCGCACTTGGCTTTGAGCAACTGCTCAGCGACACACAGCAAATTGTAAATTCCAACGCAAACGTCTATCAAAATTCAAGTGTAAACTCTTTTTCGGGCTTTTTTGGCGGTCCATCTGAGACGCCACAACttgttcaacaacaacaaccacaaattCCGGCATCAGTTGCAGTTTCTACTGCTGCACCGCCCTCAGGAAATTTCTTCGATCATTTTGCGGCCGCTGCTCCGGGACAACAGGAGGATCAGCGCATACAAAACTTTTTCAACAATCCACCGCTGCAGGATCAACCCGCTGCTCCAGGAGAACTCAAGTACGATCTAGTCCACAGTGGTTTGCCCACAAAACACTTTGAGGGACGCTCCCAAACATCAGCTTCGAATCAGGTTGAGCCCCCTTCCTCAGCCTGCTCTGATTTCTCTACGGCAACCAAGGGAActccacagcagcagcaaccgcagacacagcaaccacaacaagtacagcagcaacagcagtccGAGTCTAATCAGACAGAAGATCTGCAGCAATTGTATCAGGGAGAATTACCCGAGGAGATTCTACAACAATTAAGAATGGCCAGCGAAAAGGGTCAGGCGATTGCGCCGCCAGCCGATACGGTT GTTTACACTCCTGTGTTGCTGCATTGGTTCTACAAGCGCAGTGTGGACAGCAAATTTGTGTGGACTCCATTCAGCCATTACGATTCAGCTCTACTCGAGACTAGCCTGACTAGTG AAGAATCGGATTCATCAAGCATTGTGCCCGTGGAAGGTGGTCGCTACGATGTCAACATCAAGGAGCGCACCAAGACACCTGTCTTCTGGGAGGGCAAGGCCATCGAGGTGCGACGCTGTTCCTGGTTCTACAAAGGTGTCGACTCAAAGTACGTGCCATATGCCGAGGAAACTGCGGCAGCACTTGAAGCTGAGTACAAACGTGCCACCGAAACGGGTGAATGGCTGAAGAAGATACCGTTGGGCAACGGCGAGCAGGTGACGATGCATGGTCCCAACGTCATTGTACACTTTATGCCGCCGTCAAATGCAGATACTTGGGGCGGCACCGTGCAGAGCTCGTCACGTCCTTTGGTGGTCAAGCGAGACTTAAATGATTTCAAAATACAACAGGGTGAATCACAGCGCGTAGATCATTTGCTATTTATGGTACATGGCATTGGGTCAGCTTGCGATCTGAAGATGCGCAACGTCGAGGAAGTTG TTGATGATTTCCGCATTATTGCCCAGCAGCTGGTACAATCACACTATAAGAATTCCACAGACATGGGTCTGGTGGGTCGCGTCGAAGTACTGCCCATTGAATGGCATGGCCATCTGCACTCCGAGGAGTTGGGCATCGATGAGAAGCTCAAGTCCATTACGCTAGAGTCCATTCCACGTTTGCGCAACTTCACCAACGACACACTTCTTGATGTGTTGTTCTACACGAGTCCCAAGTACTGTCAGAAGATCATGAACACCGTGGCCGATGCCTTGAACGAAGTGTATCTGAAATATCGCATGCGACATCCTGAATTTAATGGTGGCGTCTCCTTGGCTGGTCACAGTTTGGGCTCGTTGATCCTCTTTGATTTGCTGTGCCATCAGGAAACACTCAAGGAAAGCGAAGAGGAAAACAAAGAGAATCCTGATCAGTTGCCTCGCAAGCAGCTGCATCAACAGGGGGCCGACCAGGTGCAGTTGCCCAACAACGATAAAATGCTACCCAAACAGGTCAGCTATGCCATGGGCATGGGCGTGGCAGGCACTGGGCAACCGGTCATCAATTACACACAGTTGATATTCCACCCCAAGAAGTTCTTTGCTTTGGGCTCACCCATTGGCATGTTTGTCACCATACGTGGCATCGATAAGCTTGGTCTTGATTTTCGTCTACCCACTTGTGCGGGTTTCTACAACATATTCCATCCCTTTGATCCGGTTGCGTATCGCATCGAGGCCCTGGTTAATCCCGACATGAAGGGCATACGTCCGGTGTTGATACCACATCACAAGGGACGCAAACGCATGCATCTGGAGCTAAAGGAGACAATGACGCGCGTGGGTGCAGATATTAAGCAACGATTCATGGACACATTCAAGACAACCCTGGATAGCGTTAATTTCCTGGCCACGGTCACTAAAGTCAAGAAGGAGGCCGAAGAGTCGCTAGAAAAAGAG AGCTCCTCCTCCTCACAGGTATTCCAAAAGCAAACTGAGGACCAAGACGAATCATCAGTGGCGACCACATCGACGCATGCCCGTCAACGAACCGATTCCGAATCCACTACAACATCAGATCCAGAATTCATTGAATTAGATTTTCCACTTGGCAAGCTGAATGATTCAAAGCGCGTGGATTATGTGCTCCAAGAGGCTCCGCTGGAGTTCATCAACGAGTACATCTTCGCACTGAGCAGTCACGTCTGCTACTG GGCCTCTGAGGACACAATTCTGTTTGTAATGAAGGAAATCTATGCAGGATTGGGTATTAGCACCGATAGCCAAGTGCCGCAGCAATCCATGACCATTGAGAGGCCCAGCTCACGGACAAACAGTGTTAGTCAGTCGCTGTTGCCGATGTGA